The sequence atatatttatgcacatATCTGCATTTGTAGTTATGTACCTTTGGGCAATGCGAATTGATATTGTTTGCcgcattttgaaaataaaaatatgatgcAATTCTTAAAATGTTggttaaatcattttttaaatattattgcgTAGGATTTCTTTCCGCGTAATCGGTTGGGCTTCAAAATAATAACCCCATAAAACACTATACTATTGTCGATTCAAattgaaatgataaaaatatgaaataccaGTAGGTGCACTCGGGTaagcatatttttaataaattgaactGAAGTTTAGGTTTAGTTTAGGTtagcaaagaaaaactgttcaCACTACAGGAAAACTACAGCCAATTTACacataacaaaattattttttatataatacctatatgtataatattttgaaatatatataatacctCGCTAAACAAAATGTATagatttcatttcttttacgaatttaataatatttcgaTCTGGCATTCTTGTTTACTACTCATATACCGTGGCATCCCCATATTTCTTGCATTAATCAGCTGAGAGTGGTTTGTTTGTTCCTCGAGCAACAGTTGTGtgcatttatttgaattgaATAGTACAGCTTAGTCTTAATATACCAAATTAGTCTAGAGAGTTAGTTTGTTCCTCAAGTTGTCAAGAAATGTCGACAGATTTGCCAACCATTGAATCTGAGCCAGAATCCACCAGCTCCATGGACAGCGAGTTAGATATTACCAGCGAAAAATTCGATCCCTTGCGCGCTCTGTATGAGCCGGGCTTCGTCATCACTAAGCGGCAACCAAAAGTGATTTACCAAAATATCGCTGCTTTGGAGAGTGCGTACAAACGTGTTGGCATTTTGGATCTCGATAAGCCTGCTGCAAAATTAacgaacaaaaataagaaagcgGTCGATAGTGGCACTAATCCGAGCTACTCCAAGCAACCGACAATGAACACTGAAGAGGGAGAGCAACGTCGCTTCCAGCCACATCAAATGCCCATAAAAGGAAACCGCCGTAAGGTGAAGGACATGCATAATATTTTCACATATCTCGATGGAGTAACTGGGCCAATGGCATCTTTAAAGCAATCAATAGGAGAGCAACATCGTGTCCGTGTACTGATACGGACAAAAAGCGGAATACGCGGAAGTGTGGAAGGGACGCTGATATGTTTTGACAAATTCTGGAATTTATGGCTGCGCAATATAAAAGAAACGTGGCGCCGTCGCAAGTACAAATATGGCGTAAATAAGATGTGTGGCGAACCAGCAGATTGTACTGAGAGATTGCGAGCTCTCGGTATCGAGTTGCCGAGACAGCAAGTGAAGAGTATTAATAGGAAAACTGTAGAAATTAGTAGAGAGTTAAAGCAGCTTTTCGTCCGTGGCGAGCAAGTGGCTTTAGTGAATATATTGCCACATGGAATAGAAATAAGCAAACCAAGTACGCTAAAAACTTCTCGCAATTGAGAAGAATCACTAATACTACTAGGAAGTTATAGCaagttttatttgcataaaaaaatctatctttttattttttgtataatggaaaacaataaaaataataaagtctgTTTACACtttaataaaaactgaaatCACTGTcacatttcaatttattatatcTGAATAGGAAGCGTTCATTGCAGAACTTCAGGTATTTTGAAAACCTTCCTCACAACTTCAAAGTTTTTGATATTATAGATGCGACATCGTGGCGGCTTTTCGCCTCCAAACGCAAGTGTAAAAGGATCCTCCGGGCATTGTTTCATACATTGCAACCGCCCCATTTGGAAGTCATGAGAATATACTTCTTTGATGGCACCGACATTGAAGTCCCACACTTTCAACATACCATCCGTCGATGTGGATGTCAACAAATTGGCCACAGCTTTATTAAAACATACACCTGATATTTCTTCTTCATGCCCCTTAACAGACCACAGCAGTTTATTCGGCTGTCTGCGGTCCGCATAGTGCAGACTTCCATCGTTTGCGCCAATAACGAAATGATTGGTATCACTCGGATTCCACAACACTTTTTCGACTTCGCCAGGTATTTTCCATTTAACGTAATCACTGTCAACTGTATCAGCATTTCGGCAATCAAACAAACGTACAACACCATCAGCACTTCCCGTTAAAATACTTTGTGCCTCATCCGGATGGAACTCCACCGATTGCACCTTTTCTTCAAATGCTGTTATGGTAGTGTGTGGTTGTCCTTCATCTAAATCCCAAAGTATTAGGGTCTGATCCACAGAACCACTCGCAAGTATATGTTCAAAGTGACAATTCCAAGAAAGATCCAAAACGGCATCTGTATGCCCAAATGCTTCTTTATGATTTTTGCGACTTCCTTTCGAACCCAATTTAAAAGTGGGCTCCATAGAATCTTGTATATCTAAATCCCAAATGGTAATAACAGGATCCATACAGCCAATAGCACACATGTTGCCTGTTTTATCGCTTCCTGGATCGTGATTCAGCCATTCAATGCACAGTGGAAAACTAGGAAGAATGAAATCATGATGTGTATACAGCGATTCTTCGTCCTCGTTAAACACCCAAACCTCCATAGATGCAGCATCGTCCTGCACGTGACCTACCAATATTAAATTGTCAGTTGGCTTAATAATTTCGTCCTCTGCTTCGGAATCATTGTCTTCATCCGGCAATTGTTCAGTGGGATCAACAACAGCACTAATATCAGCCGTATTGGAAGCTTGTTCGTTGTCGTAGTTAGCGAAATCAAATTCATCGCCTTCATTGCGATTCCCACCACTGGGTACTGGTTCGTTATCTATTTCCATTTCGTCTTCGTTGtcttcatcatcgtcatcatcatatTCACCCTCATCTTGCAGATGGCTTCTTGTTTCATCAATAATACGAGCCAGTTCCGACTGTGTGAGTACAATTTTTTCGGGGCGCTCCTTAGCAACACCGCGTGGCACAAAGCATAGGGCTGGCACAAAGTCAATGCTGGCTTCCTGAGGACCTTCCTCTTCCATGCTTATGATtctattttacgtttttatggAAAATCGGCAAACAAGTTGCTAAAAACTACAAATGAGCCACCAAGTGAAAGAAACGTAAACACGTGCTTGTCAAAATAAATTGACGTATGGCGAATGGTTTGCGTATACGGTGTGCTAATGTCGCGACATTAGCAGTATTCACGGTTTGGTGGAACAATTactgaaatattattttgagggaatttagcactgcgacctgaaagatCTATTGCGCCCAATGCAGAAGAATAGAAcaagaaatttatataaaaaattgtgtaccaAGTAGAATAGAATATTCGAAATAAAATGGATTGTGCATAAATATAGTATGTATACGCCATTTTAATAGCACATTGACCATTTAGAAATGCCACCaggtttatttgaattttttgcataaaacgCCGAGTATGCCCAGCCTGGAATATAATAAATGTGTAATAGGTTACAACggttgaaaaatagaaaaaaattttaatgatattcaaaaataacagaaaaattaaGGAATGTCTTACAAAAATACAGTAACATTTTTGGGCCAAAAGCCCATTGAAGTTTGCATGTAAGTACGGAATatgtattataatttattattttgtttttacttgttGAGTTCCATTAACTTGCCTTCTTGTAGTTCTTGTAGTTGTAACAGCGTAAACAATTCGTAACGCTGTAGCAAGactgatagaatacaagattttCCCATGCCACGCCCATGATGTCAGCACAGAAAATAAACAGGCAAAAATAAGAGGAAGAATAAGCGAAAGTAAGTTGAAAGCCAAGAAAGATTCAACGCATCGAGGTGGACAGCAAGGAAAA is a genomic window of Anastrepha ludens isolate Willacy chromosome 6, idAnaLude1.1, whole genome shotgun sequence containing:
- the LOC128867466 gene encoding U7 snRNA-associated Sm-like protein LSm11, translating into MSTDLPTIESEPESTSSMDSELDITSEKFDPLRALYEPGFVITKRQPKVIYQNIAALESAYKRVGILDLDKPAAKLTNKNKKAVDSGTNPSYSKQPTMNTEEGEQRRFQPHQMPIKGNRRKVKDMHNIFTYLDGVTGPMASLKQSIGEQHRVRVLIRTKSGIRGSVEGTLICFDKFWNLWLRNIKETWRRRKYKYGVNKMCGEPADCTERLRALGIELPRQQVKSINRKTVEISRELKQLFVRGEQVALVNILPHGIEISKPSTLKTSRN
- the LOC128867465 gene encoding periodic tryptophan protein 1 homolog, with the protein product MEEEGPQEASIDFVPALCFVPRGVAKERPEKIVLTQSELARIIDETRSHLQDEGEYDDDDDEDNEDEMEIDNEPVPSGGNRNEGDEFDFANYDNEQASNTADISAVVDPTEQLPDEDNDSEAEDEIIKPTDNLILVGHVQDDAASMEVWVFNEDEESLYTHHDFILPSFPLCIEWLNHDPGSDKTGNMCAIGCMDPVITIWDLDIQDSMEPTFKLGSKGSRKNHKEAFGHTDAVLDLSWNCHFEHILASGSVDQTLILWDLDEGQPHTTITAFEEKVQSVEFHPDEAQSILTGSADGVVRLFDCRNADTVDSDYVKWKIPGEVEKVLWNPSDTNHFVIGANDGSLHYADRRQPNKLLWSVKGHEEEISGVCFNKAVANLLTSTSTDGMLKVWDFNVGAIKEVYSHDFQMGRLQCMKQCPEDPFTLAFGGEKPPRCRIYNIKNFEVVRKVFKIPEVLQ